The genomic window AACAGATTTTACGAGCTCTGGATtttgactttaaaaaatatataaaaatattgtattatataaatatttatactgctGCATGcgattatgtaatacattttccgtatattatttaaatattaagttattatagtttaccaaatttaatagctatataatttaGCAAAAGTTTACCTAATTGTTTCCCTTGATGTGCATGGTAGTTGATTGTCATCACCCAAGAAAAAAGGTTTCACAACAGATTCTACGACCTCTGGATTGggacttaattaaaaacaatgtattgttataactgatattacgttattatttatacatattttatattttaatcatttaatattttacttacttgGTTTTGTTTTGAATTCCTAGAAAATTCATCACTCGATTACTCAATTTCTTTTTAGTTGATAACTTTTTCGATGGTTGACGAGTACGTTTTTTAAGTTGATCCATTTtaacgttaaataaaaaaaaattaaaccacaataaaaattcaattagaaTGTAAGTTGTTACTGGTGTGGACAGTTTTACAGaatgacaataattttgatgtcTTCCCATTTTGATATGCACTATTATCgttgatcataatatttaattatataattaccttatactagttatactaatgaataatgcgagtaataaaataataataatttaattatcacaaataggtacttacttttatactatatcTAATGGAGAAATgatagtagatataatatttataatataatatattagatattaaaactatCTTGAACAAATTatggtcattactcattagtgttgagaattttaattattgacgtattatacatatatacatttatttagattagtaAGAGCAAACAAAAGTTTCTACCAATATATGTCATACTGTCGCCTTTTTACTTGATAATAACCGaatgtttacatatattaaataggtataaaaattttatactacaacACCCATAGACTATAGTAGATTAATTCtagttttatatgaaaaatactttgacCACATATTTTCTACTGATGATTAGTGTAATCATGTGgatatcaataaatacttacatagtAATCTCAATACGTTTATAcacagttatatattatttagggtattatatactatgtaggtactatgtaCTACATGCTAGCAATTAGTTTTTGATTCaactatttcaataaaatcattaaattgctGTATGCATTTATGTTTAGTTTACAAAAatctgtatttaatataaaaatatttataataaattaaaatatttatattttaattccacggcattcttttaaaaaagccCTGCAAAAGTTAtcaacaatgatttttttcaggaGTAAACGACATATTTCTTTTGTATACACTTATACtcagttaaattaaaacattttcatattttaaacctaaccactaattatattgaaaaatttcctacagtttgaaaaaaaaaattgtcgagATCGTACATTTTTCAGCTGAGTTTTGGCAACTTTATGATACTTTGTGGTTTCAACATGTGTTTAGTTTATTAGAAtatgaatttgaattattatatcgaaataattcaaataatattcatgggccatattattattttccttatcGATACTCTGGGTATTTATAAAACGCGCGCGGCTAGATAACCGGTTTCGATCTAGGTGAGGTACCGCTGCATATGCGCGAAGTGTGGGGGAATGAGTACAGTTTTAGAACAGTGCCGCAGTTGTTTCGATAGCAGCACACGACGGccgtaaaatcataatttttttacaacaaacaTGGTTTTTTGATTCCAATAGTACTCAAGTCTCATTAGTCGTAGAAACATGATTTTGGTACCAAATTAAACGTGAGAAGTTGTACTAAAAACTGTTGGAACAGAATTTTGATATCTCAATTTgctgattttatataattttttaaaaatttcaaaattttaacaaatttcaaatataaataaaatcggtttgaaaacaaatttcaaaaatttgttcCAACAGTTTTTAGTACAACTTCTCACGTttaatttgatacaaaaatCATGTTTCTACGACTAATGAGACTTGAGTACTATTGGAATCAAAAAACCATGTTTTACGGTCGATTTTTTCCTAGTGTGACGGCCTCTTAATATTGATGGCTGGCATAATTGATCAAATGACTTTTAATCCtttacttatacaataaaatacaataaatatagacCAGCGATTCCCAAGCTGTGCACTAGGGGCACTGCGGTTTACAACaactcataataaataatttaaaatgtatagaatttttttttttttgttctgtcTTTCATGTTGTTTATAGCAAGACACTATGACTAAATTTGATTCTAAAAAAGGCACTGTGA from Aphis gossypii isolate Hap1 chromosome 1, ASM2018417v2, whole genome shotgun sequence includes these protein-coding regions:
- the LOC126549612 gene encoding uncharacterized protein LOC126549612 encodes the protein MGRHQNYCHSVKLSTPVTTYILIEFLLWFNFFLFNVKMDQLKKRTRQPSKKLSTKKKLSNRVMNFLGIQNKTNPNPEVVESVVKPFFLGDDNQLPCTSRETISQNPELVKSVEAPFFLGADNQLPCTSRETIRHNPRLAADYQ